A single Sphingomonas kaistensis DNA region contains:
- a CDS encoding PRC-barrel domain-containing protein, producing the protein MAYDRFSDDNSQDRALDDRYDRDRDRSRSWGRGFFRGGRDDRGPSDRYRDDRDTLDSRRDNTRIARDDDHRARRGIPYDETPDLIASSKVEGTPVYGRDDRRLGTVKALMIDKVRGQVRYAVLSHATGFLGLDEEVVPVRWEELRYDERRGGYRVDFTSDDVAYTIENRRRDREHGRDLDRAGRVRR; encoded by the coding sequence ATGGCCTACGACCGCTTTTCCGACGACAATTCCCAGGATCGCGCCCTCGACGACCGCTACGACCGCGACCGTGATCGCTCGCGCAGCTGGGGTCGCGGCTTCTTCCGCGGCGGCCGCGACGACCGCGGCCCGTCCGACCGCTACCGTGACGATCGCGACACCCTCGACAGCCGCCGCGACAACACGCGCATCGCCCGCGACGACGACCACCGCGCCCGCCGCGGCATCCCTTACGACGAAACCCCCGACCTCATCGCCTCGAGCAAGGTCGAAGGCACCCCCGTCTACGGCCGCGACGACCGCCGACTCGGCACCGTCAAGGCACTGATGATCGACAAGGTCCGCGGCCAGGTCCGCTATGCCGTCCTCAGCCATGCCACCGGCTTCCTCGGCCTCGACGAGGAAGTGGTCCCCGTCCGCTGGGAAGAACTGCGCTATGACGAACGCCGCGGCGGCTATCGCGTCGACTTCACGTCCGACGACGTCGCCTACACCATCGAAAACCGCCGCCGCGACCGCGAGCACGGCCGCGATCTCGACCGCGCCGGCCGCGTCCGCCGCTAA
- the lexA gene encoding transcriptional repressor LexA has product MLTVKQRELLTYIDQQLKASGISPSFDEMREALDLKSKSGVHRLISALEERQFIRRLPNRARALEVVRLPDTQGSAPAPTAAPQPRAVVPANDTIDLPLAGCIAAGTPIEALQGQDSFPVPAALLGPGEHYALEVSGDSMVDEGILDGDYVLIRKSDTAREGEIIVALIDDAEATLKTFRREGQMVRLDPANRAHEPQRYDPRRVKIQGKLAGLIRRYH; this is encoded by the coding sequence ATGCTCACCGTCAAACAACGCGAACTGCTCACCTACATCGACCAGCAGCTCAAGGCGTCGGGCATCAGCCCCAGTTTCGACGAAATGCGTGAAGCGCTCGACCTCAAGAGCAAGTCGGGGGTCCACCGCCTGATCTCCGCGCTCGAAGAACGCCAGTTCATCCGCCGCCTCCCCAACCGCGCCCGCGCGCTGGAAGTGGTGCGCCTGCCCGACACCCAAGGGTCGGCCCCCGCCCCGACCGCCGCGCCGCAGCCGCGCGCCGTGGTTCCCGCCAACGATACCATCGACCTGCCGCTCGCCGGCTGTATCGCCGCCGGCACCCCGATCGAGGCGCTGCAGGGCCAGGACAGCTTTCCCGTCCCCGCCGCCCTGCTCGGCCCGGGCGAACATTATGCGCTGGAAGTGTCGGGGGACTCGATGGTCGACGAGGGCATCCTCGATGGCGACTATGTCCTGATCCGCAAGTCCGACACCGCGCGCGAGGGGGAGATCATCGTCGCCCTGATCGACGACGCCGAAGCCACGCTCAAGACCTTCCGCCGCGAAGGCCAGATGGTCCGCCTCGACCCCGCCAACCGCGCCCACGAACCGCAGCGCTACGACCCGCGCCGGGTCAAGATCCAGGGCAAGCTCGCCGGCCTCATCCGCCGTTACCATTAA
- a CDS encoding aminodeoxychorismate/anthranilate synthase component II, with translation MHLLVVDNHDSFTFTLVDYLRQLGATVTVAQADTLTVTQALAHDGPLLISPGPGHPADAGISVALAAACIETAKPLLGVCLGHQAIALAAGAAIARAEPMHGKTDRITHDGSGLFEGLPSPLTMARYHSLVANDVPDSLHVTAHGSDGTVQALAHRTAPLHGIQFHPESIASEHGLALLANFLRLAHAPA, from the coding sequence GTGCACCTCCTTGTCGTCGACAATCACGACAGCTTCACCTTCACGCTGGTCGACTACCTTCGCCAGCTAGGAGCGACCGTGACGGTGGCGCAGGCCGACACGCTCACCGTCACGCAAGCGCTCGCCCACGACGGCCCGCTGCTGATCAGCCCCGGTCCCGGCCACCCCGCCGACGCCGGCATCTCGGTCGCGCTCGCCGCCGCTTGCATCGAGACCGCAAAGCCCCTGCTCGGCGTCTGCCTCGGCCACCAAGCGATCGCACTCGCCGCCGGCGCAGCGATTGCCCGGGCCGAGCCGATGCACGGCAAGACCGACCGCATCACGCACGACGGCAGCGGTTTGTTCGAGGGCCTCCCCTCTCCGCTCACCATGGCCCGCTATCACAGCCTCGTGGCGAACGACGTGCCCGACAGCCTCCACGTGACCGCCCACGGCAGTGACGGCACCGTCCAGGCCCTCGCCCACCGTACCGCCCCTCTTCACGGCATCCAGTTCCACCCCGAAAGCATCGCCAGCGAGCACGGCCTTGCGCTTCTGGCGAACTTCCTGCGCCTCGCTCACGCCCCCGCTTGA
- a CDS encoding peptidylprolyl isomerase encodes MKTFRRLSKSKVGTGILVLFLLLILASFAIADISNLSQGGGSLPQNTLAKVGDAELTAADLDTAMQRRLAQVRQQNPQATYADLAGDFDAIVNALIQERTLWAYARKHGFTVSKKLVDAEIVKIPGVRGLDGRFSEQAYRAFLAQERLTDAQVRREIETSLLQRLIITPVAASVRIAPGIARPYADASLEQRSGSLALLPFAAFTGGAAPTTAELQTFYRQNVARYTVPERRTFRLARITNDQLGNVAATDGEIAAYYQQNQATFGGAEKRVISRATLPDQAAVAAIAQRAKAGGTFAAAAAPAGFSAADVSVGPVTRAELVTRAGEAVAAQVFSAPAGTVVGPVQSSTGFDVIKVESIQTAAGRSLADARAEIAAQLTAEKRKNAIADLVGKIEDSLADGRTFEEVATANRLPVLVTPALTRAGAAFDQPDFKLPPEYAAVPGASFDIGADDEPVVEPLPNDGGYVLVDVAEVIPAAPAPLARIQDQVRTDFIAKRAQDRANAAASAILQQVAQGRSLAEAVAAAGVSGVKPPEAVELRRGALAQFAQQGQDVPPPLRILFTLAPGKAQRAAGPSGIYLVKLDRVVPGNAASNPQLIAGEVTNLQRSAGEELALQWLAAAQKELGVSRNEDAIRAARSRILGGGAQAE; translated from the coding sequence ATGAAGACCTTCCGCCGCCTGTCGAAGTCCAAAGTCGGGACCGGCATCCTTGTCCTGTTCCTGCTGCTGATCCTGGCGAGCTTCGCGATTGCGGACATTTCCAACCTCAGTCAGGGCGGCGGCTCCCTGCCGCAGAACACGCTGGCCAAGGTCGGCGATGCGGAACTGACTGCGGCGGATCTCGACACGGCCATGCAGCGCCGGCTGGCGCAGGTCCGCCAGCAGAACCCGCAGGCGACCTATGCCGATCTCGCCGGCGACTTCGACGCCATCGTCAACGCGCTGATCCAGGAACGCACCTTGTGGGCCTACGCCCGCAAGCATGGCTTCACCGTGTCCAAGAAGCTGGTTGACGCCGAGATCGTGAAGATCCCGGGCGTACGCGGGCTCGACGGCCGCTTCAGTGAACAAGCCTATCGCGCCTTTCTCGCGCAGGAGCGCCTGACCGACGCGCAGGTCCGCCGCGAGATTGAAACCAGCCTTCTCCAGCGCCTCATCATCACCCCCGTCGCCGCCAGCGTCCGCATCGCGCCGGGCATCGCGCGGCCCTATGCCGACGCCTCGCTCGAACAGCGCAGCGGCAGCCTCGCGCTGCTGCCCTTCGCGGCCTTCACCGGCGGCGCCGCACCGACCACGGCCGAGCTCCAGACCTTCTACCGCCAGAACGTCGCGCGCTACACGGTGCCCGAACGCCGCACCTTCCGCCTCGCCCGCATCACCAACGATCAGCTTGGCAATGTCGCCGCGACCGATGGGGAAATCGCGGCTTATTACCAGCAGAACCAGGCGACCTTCGGCGGGGCCGAGAAGCGCGTGATCAGCCGCGCGACCCTGCCCGACCAGGCGGCGGTCGCCGCCATCGCCCAGCGCGCCAAGGCTGGCGGAACTTTTGCCGCCGCCGCCGCGCCCGCCGGTTTCTCCGCCGCCGACGTCAGTGTCGGCCCGGTGACCCGCGCCGAACTCGTCACCCGCGCCGGTGAAGCCGTCGCCGCGCAGGTCTTCTCCGCGCCCGCCGGAACCGTGGTCGGCCCGGTCCAGTCCTCGACCGGCTTCGACGTGATCAAGGTCGAAAGCATCCAGACCGCCGCCGGCCGCAGCCTCGCCGATGCCCGCGCCGAAATCGCCGCCCAGCTGACCGCCGAAAAGCGCAAGAACGCCATCGCCGACCTTGTCGGCAAGATCGAGGACAGCCTCGCCGACGGCCGCACCTTCGAAGAGGTCGCGACTGCGAACCGGCTGCCGGTGCTCGTCACCCCCGCGCTGACCCGCGCCGGTGCTGCCTTCGACCAGCCCGACTTCAAGCTTCCGCCCGAATATGCCGCCGTTCCGGGCGCCAGCTTCGACATCGGCGCGGATGACGAGCCGGTGGTCGAACCGCTCCCCAACGACGGCGGCTATGTGCTGGTCGACGTCGCCGAAGTGATCCCCGCCGCCCCGGCCCCGCTGGCCCGCATCCAGGACCAGGTCCGCACCGACTTCATCGCCAAGCGCGCGCAGGACCGCGCCAATGCGGCCGCATCCGCCATCCTCCAGCAGGTCGCCCAGGGCCGCTCGCTGGCCGAAGCGGTCGCGGCCGCCGGTGTCTCCGGGGTCAAGCCCCCCGAAGCGGTCGAGCTGCGCCGCGGCGCTCTCGCCCAGTTTGCGCAACAGGGCCAGGACGTCCCCCCGCCGCTTCGCATCCTGTTCACCCTTGCGCCGGGCAAGGCGCAGCGCGCCGCGGGCCCCTCGGGCATTTACCTCGTCAAACTCGACCGGGTGGTGCCGGGCAACGCCGCCTCCAACCCGCAGCTGATCGCCGGTGAAGTCACCAACCTCCAGCGCAGCGCGGGCGAGGAACTGGCGCTGCAATGGCTCGCCGCCGCGCAGAAGGAGCTTGGGGTCTCCCGTAATGAGGACGCGATCCGCGCCGCCCGCAGCCGCATCCTCGGCGGCGGCGCCCAAGCGGAGTAA
- the tpiA gene encoding triose-phosphate isomerase, producing the protein MIKLIAGNWKMHGTADSLAEIEAVATFAEKYAGAVDVALCVPATLIHRAADTVPGFAIGAQDMHHNDKGAHTGDISAAMLHDAGASLVIVGHSERREAHREEDAAVRAKAEAGLAAGLQVILCVGESLEVREAGREIEVVAAQVDASLPQGEVDPARLAVAYEPIWAIGTGKVASTGDIEAMHAAIRQRLVAAYGEAGAAVRILYGGSVKADNAAEIFAVPEVGGALVGGASLKAADFLPIVEAGAA; encoded by the coding sequence ATGATCAAGCTGATCGCGGGCAATTGGAAGATGCATGGCACGGCCGACAGCCTGGCCGAGATCGAGGCGGTGGCCACCTTTGCCGAGAAATATGCCGGGGCGGTGGATGTCGCCTTGTGTGTGCCGGCGACGCTGATCCACCGGGCGGCGGACACGGTGCCGGGCTTCGCAATCGGGGCGCAGGACATGCATCATAACGACAAGGGCGCGCACACCGGCGATATCTCGGCGGCGATGCTGCACGACGCCGGGGCGAGCCTGGTGATCGTCGGGCACAGCGAGCGGCGCGAGGCCCATCGCGAAGAAGATGCCGCGGTGCGGGCCAAGGCCGAGGCGGGGCTCGCCGCCGGGCTTCAGGTGATCCTGTGCGTCGGTGAAAGCCTCGAGGTGCGCGAGGCCGGACGCGAGATCGAGGTCGTGGCGGCGCAGGTCGATGCGTCGTTGCCGCAGGGCGAGGTCGATCCGGCTCGGCTGGCGGTGGCGTATGAGCCGATTTGGGCGATCGGCACGGGCAAGGTCGCGAGCACCGGCGATATCGAAGCGATGCACGCGGCCATCCGGCAGCGGCTGGTCGCGGCTTACGGCGAGGCGGGGGCGGCCGTGCGTATCCTGTATGGCGGGTCGGTCAAGGCGGACAATGCGGCCGAGATCTTCGCGGTGCCGGAGGTCGGCGGCGCGCTCGTCGGGGGGGCGAGCCTCAAGGCCGCGGACTTCCTGCCGATCGTCGAGGCGGGGGCTGCTTAG
- the secG gene encoding preprotein translocase subunit SecG has protein sequence MFTFLLIVEAIVAIALCTVILLQRSEGGGLGVGGSSAGFMTARGAADFLSRATAWLGGAFIILCIALAALAGTRSDGVSVDAAIANAPIQAPVQQAPGTAPATNPAVPAPADNGAVPLAQ, from the coding sequence ATGTTCACCTTCCTGCTTATTGTCGAGGCGATCGTTGCGATCGCGCTGTGCACCGTCATCCTGCTGCAGCGCTCCGAGGGCGGCGGGCTGGGCGTCGGCGGGTCGTCGGCGGGGTTCATGACCGCGCGCGGCGCGGCCGATTTCCTGAGCCGCGCGACGGCCTGGCTGGGCGGGGCGTTCATCATCCTGTGCATCGCACTGGCGGCGCTGGCCGGAACGCGCAGCGACGGCGTGTCGGTCGATGCCGCGATCGCCAATGCCCCGATCCAGGCTCCGGTGCAGCAGGCCCCGGGTACGGCGCCGGCCACCAATCCGGCTGTTCCGGCTCCGGCCGACAACGGCGCGGTGCCGCTGGCTCAGTAA
- a CDS encoding CTP synthase — protein sequence MARFVFVTGGVVSSLGKGLLSASLAACLQARGYKCRIRKFDPYLNVDPGTMSPYQHGEVYVTDDGAESDLDLGHYERFTGVSARQSDNVTTGRIYRDIIARERRGDYLGATVQVIPHVTNAIKEFALADTDDLDFVICEIGGTVGDIESLPFIEAIRQLRNDLGRGNTVSVHTTLVPWIKVAGELKTKPTQHSVREIASLGVQPDVLLCRCEMPIPEAERAKIAQFCNVPKSAVIQALDARSIYDVPLQYHREGLDDEVLKAFGLPTDPRPDLSRWEQVMDAVDHPEGEVTIGVVGKYVGLPDAYKSLREALVHGGIANRVKVNIKWVDAELFEKPDGDTISELEPMHAILVPGGFGERGTEGKIASVRFAKERKVPFFGICLGMQMACIEGARAAGVEGASSTEFGDTTEPVVGMITEWMSEEGLQERRAGGDLGGTMRLGAYDATLGGNSHVAAIYGKTQITERHRHRYEVNSHYKADLEKSGLVFSGMSPDGRLPEIVERPDHPWFVGVQFHPEYKSRPFDPHPLFASFIAAAVKQSRLV from the coding sequence ATGGCGCGGTTTGTTTTCGTTACCGGCGGCGTGGTCTCCAGCCTCGGCAAAGGTCTTCTTTCGGCTAGTCTTGCAGCCTGTCTGCAGGCGCGCGGCTACAAGTGCCGTATTCGCAAGTTCGACCCCTATCTGAACGTCGATCCGGGGACGATGAGCCCCTATCAGCATGGCGAAGTCTATGTGACCGACGACGGGGCGGAGAGCGATCTCGACCTCGGTCATTACGAGCGCTTCACCGGTGTGTCGGCGCGGCAGTCGGACAATGTCACCACCGGGCGCATCTACCGCGACATCATCGCCCGCGAACGGCGCGGCGATTATCTGGGCGCGACGGTCCAGGTCATCCCGCACGTCACCAACGCGATCAAGGAGTTCGCGCTGGCCGATACCGACGACCTCGATTTCGTAATCTGCGAAATCGGCGGCACGGTCGGCGATATCGAGAGCCTGCCGTTCATCGAAGCCATCCGGCAGCTGCGCAACGACCTTGGCCGGGGCAATACGGTCAGCGTGCACACGACGCTGGTGCCGTGGATCAAGGTCGCGGGCGAGCTCAAGACCAAGCCGACCCAGCACAGCGTGCGCGAGATCGCGAGCCTTGGCGTGCAGCCTGATGTGCTGTTGTGCCGCTGCGAAATGCCGATTCCCGAGGCCGAGCGGGCCAAGATCGCGCAATTCTGCAACGTGCCCAAGAGCGCGGTGATCCAGGCGCTCGACGCGCGGTCGATCTACGACGTCCCGCTGCAATATCACCGCGAAGGCCTCGACGACGAGGTGTTGAAGGCGTTCGGGCTGCCGACCGACCCGCGCCCGGATCTCAGCCGCTGGGAGCAGGTGATGGACGCGGTCGATCACCCCGAAGGCGAGGTGACGATCGGCGTGGTCGGCAAATATGTCGGCTTGCCGGATGCGTACAAATCGCTGCGCGAGGCGCTGGTCCACGGCGGCATCGCCAATCGGGTCAAGGTCAACATCAAGTGGGTCGACGCCGAGCTATTCGAGAAGCCCGATGGCGACACGATCAGCGAGCTGGAGCCGATGCACGCGATCCTGGTGCCCGGCGGCTTCGGTGAGCGTGGGACCGAGGGCAAGATCGCGTCCGTCCGCTTTGCCAAGGAGCGCAAGGTGCCGTTTTTCGGCATCTGCCTCGGCATGCAGATGGCCTGCATCGAGGGCGCGCGGGCGGCGGGGGTCGAGGGCGCTTCCTCGACCGAGTTCGGCGATACGACCGAGCCGGTGGTCGGCATGATCACCGAATGGATGAGCGAAGAAGGCTTGCAGGAGCGCCGCGCCGGGGGTGACCTTGGCGGGACGATGCGGCTTGGCGCGTATGACGCGACGCTGGGCGGCAATAGCCATGTCGCGGCGATCTACGGCAAGACCCAGATCACCGAGCGGCACCGCCATCGTTACGAGGTCAATTCGCATTACAAGGCCGATCTCGAGAAGAGCGGGCTCGTGTTCAGTGGCATGTCGCCCGACGGTCGCCTGCCCGAAATCGTCGAGCGGCCGGACCATCCGTGGTTCGTGGGCGTGCAGTTCCACCCCGAATACAAGAGCCGCCCGTTCGACCCGCATCCCCTGTTCGCAAGCTTCATTGCGGCGGCGGTGAAGCAAAGCAGGTTGGTCTGA
- a CDS encoding MauE/DoxX family redox-associated membrane protein produces the protein MNAPASTKRRATLVRMVMPEHVCPFGLKALHLLKSRGYEVEDRHLTTREETDAFKAETGVKTTPQVFIDGQRIGGHDDLRRFLGLRVAEPGETSYRPVAALFGMTAAMALALSFAMFGTPLTVMAGEWFIALSMCVLALLKLQDISKFSSMFLNYDLLARRWVPYASLYPWLEGLAGVLMLSGAAMWLSVPIALVIGGIGAVSVFKAVYVDKRELKCACVGGSSNVPLGFVSLTENVMMVAMAVWMLAK, from the coding sequence ATGAACGCCCCCGCCTCGACGAAACGCCGCGCAACGCTGGTTCGGATGGTCATGCCCGAGCATGTCTGCCCGTTCGGACTGAAAGCGCTGCATCTCTTGAAAAGCCGCGGCTACGAGGTCGAGGACCGGCATCTCACCACCCGCGAGGAGACCGACGCCTTCAAAGCCGAAACGGGCGTGAAGACCACCCCGCAGGTGTTCATCGATGGACAGCGGATCGGCGGGCACGACGATCTGCGGCGGTTCCTCGGGCTTCGCGTCGCCGAACCGGGCGAGACCAGCTATCGCCCGGTTGCCGCCCTGTTCGGGATGACCGCCGCGATGGCGTTGGCACTGAGTTTCGCGATGTTCGGCACGCCGCTGACGGTGATGGCCGGCGAATGGTTCATCGCCTTGTCGATGTGTGTGCTGGCGCTGCTGAAGCTGCAGGACATCTCCAAATTCTCCTCCATGTTCCTGAATTACGACCTGCTGGCGCGGCGGTGGGTGCCTTATGCGAGCCTGTATCCATGGCTGGAGGGGCTGGCGGGCGTGCTGATGCTGTCGGGGGCGGCGATGTGGCTGTCGGTGCCGATCGCGCTCGTCATCGGCGGGATCGGTGCGGTGTCGGTGTTCAAGGCGGTGTATGTCGACAAGCGTGAGCTAAAATGCGCCTGCGTCGGCGGGTCGTCCAACGTGCCCCTGGGCTTCGTGTCGCTGACCGAGAATGTGATGATGGTGGCGATGGCGGTGTGGATGCTGGCCAAGTGA
- the trxB gene encoding thioredoxin-disulfide reductase → MSETIHSRLIVLGSGPAGLTAAIYAARAGLQPIVIQGIQPGGQLTTTTDVENYPGFRDVVQGPWLMEEMQAQAEHVGTRMVWDHIDKVELNGRPFRLHGDGGTTYLAETLVIATGAQAKWLGLPSEERMKGKGASACATCDGFFYRGKKVAVIGGGNTAVEEALYLTNHSDDVTLIHRRDSFRAEKILQDRLFAHKSVKVIWNSEVDEFLSGGEPEALTGLRLKNRVTGELSEIAVDGAFVAIGHKPATELFDGQLDLDEDGYLAVETGSTRTNIPGVFACGDVMDKTYRQAVTAAGTGCMAALDAERFLAAEEFAELQAAE, encoded by the coding sequence ATGAGCGAGACCATTCACAGCCGCCTGATCGTACTGGGCTCGGGCCCGGCCGGCCTGACCGCCGCGATCTATGCCGCCCGCGCCGGGCTGCAGCCGATCGTCATTCAGGGCATCCAGCCCGGCGGCCAGCTGACGACGACCACCGATGTCGAGAATTATCCCGGCTTCCGCGACGTGGTGCAGGGCCCGTGGCTGATGGAAGAGATGCAGGCGCAAGCCGAGCATGTCGGCACGCGGATGGTGTGGGATCATATCGACAAGGTCGAGCTGAATGGCCGCCCGTTCCGGTTGCACGGTGACGGTGGCACGACCTATCTCGCCGAGACGCTGGTGATCGCGACCGGGGCTCAGGCCAAGTGGCTCGGCTTGCCGAGTGAGGAGCGGATGAAGGGCAAGGGCGCGAGCGCCTGCGCGACCTGCGATGGCTTCTTTTATCGCGGGAAGAAGGTGGCGGTGATCGGCGGCGGCAATACCGCGGTCGAGGAAGCGCTCTACCTCACCAACCATAGCGACGACGTGACCCTGATCCACCGCCGCGACAGCTTCCGCGCGGAAAAGATCCTTCAGGACCGGCTATTTGCGCACAAGTCGGTGAAGGTGATCTGGAACAGCGAAGTCGATGAATTCCTGTCGGGCGGCGAGCCCGAGGCGCTGACCGGGCTTCGGCTCAAGAACCGGGTGACTGGTGAACTGAGCGAGATCGCTGTCGACGGTGCGTTCGTGGCGATCGGCCACAAGCCGGCGACCGAGTTGTTCGACGGCCAGCTCGACCTCGACGAGGATGGCTATCTGGCGGTGGAGACGGGATCGACCCGGACCAACATCCCGGGCGTGTTCGCCTGCGGCGACGTGATGGACAAGACCTATCGTCAGGCGGTGACGGCGGCGGGAACGGGCTGCATGGCGGCGCTCGATGCCGAGCGGTTCCTGGCGGCCGAGGAATTTGCGGAGTTGCAGGCGGCCGAGTGA
- a CDS encoding acyl carrier protein → MAAQPQPQSANVDTALRQLLAETLGLSEARVAAFDDNTELFGALPEFDSMAVANLLTGIEETFSVLIEDSDVEAEDFASFGSLKAFVERLAP, encoded by the coding sequence ATGGCCGCCCAGCCTCAGCCCCAGTCGGCGAACGTCGACACCGCGCTTCGCCAGCTTCTGGCCGAGACCCTTGGCCTCTCCGAGGCCCGCGTCGCCGCCTTCGACGACAACACCGAACTATTCGGCGCGCTGCCCGAATTCGATTCGATGGCGGTCGCCAATCTCCTCACCGGGATCGAGGAAACCTTCTCGGTCCTGATCGAGGACAGCGACGTCGAAGCGGAGGATTTCGCCAGCTTCGGCTCGCTCAAGGCCTTCGTGGAGCGGCTGGCCCCCTAA
- a CDS encoding AMP-binding protein gives MSPDPTPFPLDHLTLRGERGAPALTVGGATLSYAALDEAVGRMADRLLALGMRPGDRVATWMGKARLACVAPLACARAGLVHVPINPVLRRAQAEHILADSGTRLLVANRARAGTLEARPELVVALEEWVEGDRALPAGSAAPDDLAALLYTSGSTGRPKGVMLSHANLWLGAVSVAHYLGLSASDRTLCVLPLAFDYGQNQLFSTWCAGGEAIAFDYLLPRDVVRAVERTGATVLAGVPPLWVQLAEQDWGGAGASLRTLTNSGGHMPEPLVRRLRSLFPEARLHLMYGLTEAFRSASLDPALVDKKPDAVGAAIPFAELSVRRADGSEAACGEEGELVHAGPLVAQGYWNDPTRTAQRFRDGAVWSGDRAVVGADGLLRIRGRDDAMIKVSGHRVSPSEIEEAAMASGAIEDCAAFGAKDERLGQRIVLVAVAKGEGADERLQRWFAAELPAHLRPSEVRWVDALPLSPNGKINRWALAAELSR, from the coding sequence ATGAGCCCCGACCCGACGCCTTTTCCGCTCGATCATCTGACCCTGCGCGGGGAGCGGGGCGCGCCCGCGCTGACGGTGGGCGGTGCGACGCTGAGTTATGCGGCTCTGGACGAGGCGGTCGGGCGGATGGCGGATCGGTTGCTGGCGCTGGGGATGCGGCCGGGCGACCGGGTCGCGACATGGATGGGCAAGGCGCGGCTTGCCTGCGTGGCACCGCTGGCCTGCGCGCGGGCGGGGCTGGTGCATGTTCCGATCAACCCGGTGCTGCGGCGGGCGCAGGCCGAGCATATTCTTGCCGATAGCGGGACGCGGCTGCTGGTGGCCAATCGGGCGCGGGCGGGGACGCTGGAAGCGCGGCCGGAGCTGGTGGTCGCGCTGGAGGAGTGGGTCGAGGGCGACCGGGCGCTGCCCGCCGGTTCTGCAGCGCCGGACGATCTGGCGGCATTGCTCTACACCTCCGGCTCGACCGGACGGCCCAAGGGGGTGATGCTGAGCCATGCCAACCTGTGGCTCGGCGCGGTTAGCGTAGCGCATTATCTCGGGCTGTCGGCGAGCGATCGCACCTTGTGCGTGCTGCCGCTGGCCTTCGATTATGGACAGAACCAGCTCTTCTCGACCTGGTGCGCTGGCGGCGAGGCGATCGCGTTCGACTATCTCCTGCCGCGCGATGTGGTGCGGGCGGTCGAGCGGACGGGGGCGACGGTGCTCGCCGGGGTGCCGCCCTTGTGGGTGCAGCTGGCCGAGCAGGATTGGGGCGGGGCGGGGGCTAGCCTGCGCACCTTGACCAATTCTGGCGGGCATATGCCCGAACCGTTGGTGCGGCGGCTGCGGTCGCTGTTTCCGGAGGCGCGGTTGCACCTGATGTATGGCCTGACCGAAGCCTTCCGCTCGGCCAGCCTCGATCCCGCGCTGGTCGACAAGAAGCCGGATGCGGTGGGTGCCGCCATTCCCTTCGCCGAGCTGTCGGTGCGCCGCGCGGACGGGAGCGAGGCGGCGTGCGGGGAAGAGGGCGAGCTGGTCCACGCCGGGCCATTGGTGGCGCAAGGCTATTGGAACGATCCGACACGCACCGCGCAGCGCTTTCGCGATGGGGCGGTCTGGTCGGGGGACCGGGCGGTGGTCGGCGCGGACGGGCTGCTGCGGATCCGGGGCCGCGACGATGCGATGATCAAGGTGTCGGGGCACCGTGTGTCCCCCAGCGAGATCGAGGAAGCGGCGATGGCCAGCGGCGCCATCGAAGATTGCGCGGCGTTCGGGGCGAAGGACGAGCGGCTGGGCCAGCGGATCGTGCTGGTCGCGGTGGCGAAGGGTGAGGGGGCTGACGAACGCTTGCAGCGCTGGTTCGCCGCCGAGCTTCCCGCGCATCTGCGGCCGAGCGAGGTGCGATGGGTCGATGCCCTGCCGCTCTCGCCCAACGGCAAGATCAATCGGTGGGCATTGGCGGCGGAGCTGTCGCGATGA